From the Spiroplasma chrysopicola DF-1 genome, one window contains:
- a CDS encoding transcription antitermination protein NusB, whose translation MSKRKERLNAINLLYRHFVLNHDLTITRQEAFDFSQSITTIEESNNFDQLLEHFDEIIILINQNLAEDWNFERLSNFHKATLVYSTYEIKYLKVARAIIINEALEILKKYGELTELNYINKVLDQI comes from the coding sequence GTGTCAAAACGAAAAGAGCGCTTAAACGCTATTAACTTATTATATCGTCATTTTGTCTTAAATCATGATCTTACTATTACCCGTCAGGAAGCGTTTGATTTTTCACAAAGTATTACAACTATTGAAGAAAGTAATAATTTTGATCAACTATTAGAACATTTTGATGAGATTATCATTTTAATTAATCAAAATTTAGCTGAAGATTGAAATTTTGAAAGACTAAGTAATTTTCATAAGGCAACGTTAGTTTATAGTACATATGAAATTAAATATTTAAAGGTTGCCCGGGCAATTATTATTAATGAAGCATTAGAAATATTAAAAAAATATGGTGAATTAACAGAACTTAATTATATTAATAAAGTTCTTGATCAAATTTAA